Proteins encoded together in one Xenopus laevis strain J_2021 chromosome 6L, Xenopus_laevis_v10.1, whole genome shotgun sequence window:
- the thnsl1.L gene encoding threonine synthase-like 1: protein MPVLSARFTGIMLNQLLSKSSALRKLPKLWMSTHTSLAGDKNLVLMGPPGSGKTSVGRIIGQKLGCPVVDVDDDVLEKDWNMSVSKKLQDVGDEQFLEEEGKALLKFSTSGSVISLTGSNPLHCRSMEHIKQNGIVVYLDVDTKDIMERLERMKVDRIVGQRSGASIGDILQKRKWFYKKWHDVRVLCQNGDSIENIADKVVHAIMRYQNAESEAFISTRNTSHQFDARKGQAKYFSDAVIEGLAPDGGLYVPEKGLPKLTSAEWKTLVGSSYAERAQIILERCIHPVDVPAFTLGEIVEKAYGENFACNKIAPVRHLVGNQFILELFHGPTASFKDLALQFMPHLFAYCIPKTCNYLVMVATSGDTGSAVMEGFGRLSDIDKKRIGVFCLYPENGISQAQKLQIISCQGENSLGLAVGSDFDFCQNTIKQIFSNPDYTGFLTAEYGTVLSTANSINWARLLPQVVYHASAYLDLVSQGIISFGSQVDVCIPTGNFGNILSALYAKQMGVPIRKLICASNQNHVLSDFLKTGHYDLRGKKLLQSYSPAIDILKSSNVERYLHLLTNNDGEFVKQLFAQLQNEGHYQLPNNLVRRIQEDIISGWCSEKDCLEMIRSVYEATGYILDTHTAVAKVVADRVQDRTCPVIISSTAHYSKFAPAILQALRIDSIKQSPLSQLHLLNSFHPLPPSHKALLEMLNKAESKKTHICAPDPNIVMENVENFIQDLYLKIH from the coding sequence ATGCCTGTATTAAGTGCCCGTTTCACAGGAATCATGCTTAACCAACTACTTTCAAAGTCCTCTGCACTCCGAAAACTGCCAAAATTATGGATGTCAACTCACACGTCTCTTGCTGGAGACAAAAACCTTGTTCTGATGGGACCACCAGGTTCTGGGAAAACATCAGTAGGCAGAATAATTGGGCAGAAACTGGGCTGTCCTGTTGTAGATGTCGACGATGATGTCCTtgaaaaagactggaatatgagcgTTTCAAAAAAACTGCAGGATGTGGGCGATGAACAATTTttagaagaggaaggaaaagcCCTTTTAAAGTTTTCAACGTCTGGAAGTGTTATTTCCCTTACTGGATCCAACCCTCTACATTGTAGAAGTATGGAACACATAAAGCAAAACGGGATAGTTGTTTATCTTGATGTTGACACTAAAGATATCATGGAGAGACTGGAAAGAATGAAAGTCGATCGCATTGTTGGCCAAAGGTCTGGAGCGTCAATTGGCGATATACTTCAGAAAAGGAAATGGTTTTATAAAAAATGGCACGATGTACGTGTACTTTGTCAGAATGGAGATAGTATAGAAAATATAGCTGACAAAGTTGTTCATGCAATAATGAGATACCAAAATGCTGAATCTGAGGCCTTTATTTCCACCAGAAACACAAGTCATCAGTTCGATGCCAGAAAAGGCCAAGCAAAATATTTCAGTGACGCAGTTATTGAGGGGTTAGCTCCAGATGGTGGACTCTATGTTCCTGAAAAGGGTCTGCCAAAACTCacaagtgcagaatggaaaacaTTAGTTGGATCCTCGTATGCTGAGAGAGCTCAGATAATATTGGAAAGATGCATTCATCCTGTTGATGTCCCTGCTTTCACACTGGGAGAGATTGTTGAAAAAGCTTACGGAGAAAATTTTGCATGTAATAAAATAGCTCCAGTAAGACATTTAGTCGGAAATCAGTTCATTCTTGAGCTCTTTCATGGTCCTACTGCATCATTTAAGGATTTGGCTTTGCAATTCATGCCTCACTTGTTTGCCTATTGTATTCCGAAAACATGTAACTATCTGGTGATGGTTGCCACCTCAGGAGacaccggaagtgctgtcatggAAGGTTTTGGGCGGCTTAGTGATATAGACAAGAAAAGGATCGGGGTATTTTGCTTGTATCCTGAAAACGGTATAAGCCAAGctcaaaaactgcaaatcatCTCCTGTCAAGGAGAAAATAGTTTGGGATTAGCAGTTGGATCTGATTTCGATTTCTGTCAAAATACAATTAAGCAGATATTTAGCAATCCCGATTATACCGGATTTCTCACTGCTGAATACGGAACCGTTCTAAGCACCGCTAATTCCATAAACTGGGCACGGCTTCTCCCTCAGGTTGTTTATCATGCCTCTGCCTATCTCGATCTGGTTAGCCAAGGAATCATATCTTTCGGAAGTCAAGTTGATGTGTGCATTCCAACTGGAAACTTTGGCAATATCCTATCTGCGCTTTATGCCAAACAAATGGGCGTTCCCATCAGAAAATTAATTTGTGCATCTAACCAAAATCATGTTTTGAGCGATTTTCTAAAAACAGGCCACTATGATCTCAGGGGGAAAAAACTTCTGCAGTCCTATTCTCCGGCCATTGACATTCTGAAATCTTCTAATGTCGAACGGTATTTGCACCTGCTAACAAACAATGATGGTGAGTTTGTGAAGCAGCTATTTGCCCAGTTGCAGAATGAAGGCCACTATCAGCTGCCGAATAATTTAGTTCGCCGCATCCAGGAGGATATTATCAGTGGCTGGTGTTCTGAGAAAGACTGCCTGGAAATGATCCGCTCAGTGTATGAAGCTACGGGATATATTCTGGACACACATACTGCGGTTGCAAAAGTAGTTGCAGACAGAGTGCAGGATAGAACATGCCCGGTCATTATATCGAGTACAGCTCATTATTCCAAGTTTGCACCTGCCATTTTACAGGCTTTAAGAATTGATTCAATTAAGCAGAGCCCTTTAAGCCAGCTTCACCTGTTAAATTCCTTCCACCCATTGCCTCCCTCGCACAAGGCACTCCTAGAAATGCTTAACAAAGCAGAGAGCAAAAAGACCCACATTTGCGCGCCCGATCCAAACATTGTAATGGAAAATGTGGAAAATTTTATTCaggatttatatttaaaaatacattaa